One window of Cucurbita pepo subsp. pepo cultivar mu-cu-16 chromosome LG19, ASM280686v2, whole genome shotgun sequence genomic DNA carries:
- the LOC111781775 gene encoding DNA-damage-repair/toleration protein DRT111, chloroplastic-like: MLGGLYGDLPPPSSAEEDKPSNSTVWSSSTKMAPPTLRKPSSVFAPPTVLRSQSKVKPATSTHPKASVSAPVEPSQPILAEAITQPALVAVTSTVIEEYDPARPNDYEEYRVEKKRKAMEAEMRKELERRRQEEEEREKKEREEREEREREYSDSRLNISGEEAWRRRAAKSGAVPRSPSPPSTGDGFSIGKSETGGLGVGAGGQMTAAQRMMAKMGWKEGQGLGKQEQGITTPLMAKKTDLRAGVIVNANDTKSEKKVKSVNINGLPTRILMLRNMVGPGEVDDELEEEVGSECAKYGTVTRVLIFEITEPNFPVDEAVRIFVQFERSEETTKALVDLDGRYFGGRVVRATFYDEERFGKNELAPMPGEVPGFT, encoded by the exons ATGCTTGGTGGATTGTATGGAGACCTCCCTCCGCCTTCTTCGGCGGAGGAAGATAAGCCCAGCAATTCTACCGTCTGGTCAAGTAGTACAAAAATGGCGCCGCCTACCCTACGTAAACCATCTTCCGTCTTCGCGCCGCCGACTGTTCTCAGATCTCAAAGCAAAGTAAAACCAGCCACCTCGACGCACCCGAAGGCTTCGGTGTCAGCGCCGGTGGAGCCATCTCAGCCGATTCTGGCTGAGGCCATTACGCAACCGGCATTGGTGGCCGTGACGTCGACAGTTATAGAAGAGTATGATCCAGCAAGGCCGAATGACTACGAGGAGTATAgggtggagaagaagaggaaggccATGGAGGCTGAGATGAGGAAGGAGCTTGAGAGGCGTAGgcaagaggaggaagagagggaaaaaaaagagcGAGAGGAgcgagaggagagagaaagagaatatTCCGATTCCAGGTTAAATATTTCAGGGGAGGAAGCTTGGAGAAGGCGTGCGGCGAAGAGTGGGGCAGTTCCGAGATCGCCATCACCACCAAGTACTGGAGACGGCTTCAGCATTGGAAAGTCGGAGACTGGTGGGTTGGGAGTTGGGGCTGGTGGGCAGATGACAGCGGCACAAAGAATGATGGCTAAGATGGGTTGGAAAGAGGGGCAAGGGCTCGGGAAGCAGGAACAAGGGATTACCACCCCTCTGATGGCAAAAAAGACGGACTTGCGTGCTGGAGTAATTGTGAACGCTAATGATACGAAATCAGAGAAGAAGGTGAAGAGTGTCAACATCAACGGACTACCCACTCGGATTCTCATGCTCAGAAACATG GTGGGTCCTGGTGAGGTGGATGACGAGCTAGAGGAGGAAGTAGGATCAGAGTGTGCGAAGTATGGGACAGTAACACGGGTTCTAATATTTGAGATTACAGAACCCAATTTTCCAGTGGACGAGGCTGTTCGTATTTTTGTGCAGTTTGAAAGATCAGAAGAAACAACGAAGGCTTTGGTTGATCTTGATGGTCGGTACTTTGGTGGAAGGGTAGTTCGAGCTACATTTTATGATGAGGAAAGGTTCGGTAAGAATGAATTAGCTCCAATGCCCGGTGAAGTCCCTGGATTTACATGA
- the LOC111781395 gene encoding serine/threonine-protein phosphatase 6 regulatory subunit 1-like isoform X3 encodes MFWRMAGLSTASPMEAVLDKENFTLEELLDEDEVIQECKALNGRLINFLRERTHIEQLIRYIIEEAPEEAEKNRSFKFPFIACEIFTCEVDIILKALMEDEELMNLLFSFLEPKPSHSTLLAGYFSKVVICLLLRKTISFMQYVQAHQAIVKKLVDLIGITSIMEVLIRLLGADGHLYASYTESMKWIEETGVLELIMDKFRSSDCSIVHSNASETLCAITRFAPPGIMAKIASPSFVGRLFRHALEELRPPSVLINSLSVCISLLDPRRLTTGTAYAYNRQLTRGPTVSATMETVEGMLESLGRLLKLLDVSSSDEVLVTAYGKLQPPLGRHRLKIVEFISVLLSVGGKATEELINLGAINRILDLFFEYPYNNFLHHHVENIVVSCLVSKNSSLVEHVLHECDLVGKILNAEKHFTLPVGPNKPTVSAEGKAPPRIGNMGHLTRISNKLVQLANNSSEIRSHLQDSTEWSDWQTNFLSKRNELENVYRWACGRPTGLQDRSRDSDEDDYQERDYDVAALANNLSQAFRHGIYSNDDMDEAHGSLERDDEDVYFDDESAEVVISSLRLGDDQESGSLFTNSNWFAFENDLIASDRTTGLLASPSPYIKETGVVNDGANDVIVGEDDDLDDMATSSPQSQGTSEHSRNVTSNSKEIAANETDNPPEWVEWRETSNHEGSSLILSNGEVAVISEVTESDATQPSLSVGALAGKDAAVGQVPADTNNDKNLDSSEMSKSVDNINIKSKSITSEEIVNDAGANDVTIGHESAKEMKR; translated from the exons ATGTTTTGGCGCATGGCTGGATTGTCCACAGCTTCGCCT ATGGAGGCAGTTTTGGATAAGGAAAATTTTACGTTAGAGGAGCTTCTAGATGAGGATGAAGTAATTCAGGAATGCAAAGCACTTAATGGTCGACTTATTAACTT TTTGAGAGAAAGAACTCATATTGAACAGTTAATCAGATACATTATTGAAGAAGCTCCTGAAGAGGCTGAGAAGAATCGAagttttaa GTTTCCTTTTATCGCTTGTGAGATTTTTACTTGTGAAGTGGATATAATTCTCAAAGCTTTGATGGAGGATGAAGAG TTGATGAACTTGTTGTTTTCCTTCCTAGAACCCAAGCCTTCTCATAGCACCCTACTGGCTGGCTACTTCAGCAAG GTTGTCATATGCTTGTTGTTGCGGAAGACAATTTCTTTTATGCAGTATGTTCAA GCACATCAAGCAATTGTAAAGAAGCTAGTTGATCTGATAGGAATTACTTCCATCATGGAG GTTTTGATAAGGCTTCTTGGTGCTGATGGGCATCTGTATGCAAGCTATACAGAATCAATGAAGTGGATTGAAGAGACTGGTGTTCTGGAGTTGATAATGGACAAATTCAGATCTTCA GATTGTTCAATAGTTCATTCTAATGCATCTGAAACGCTTTGTGCTATTACTCGATTTGCTCCTCCTGGTATTATGGCTAAAATTGCCAGCCCAAG TTTTGTAGGAAGACTGTTTCGCCATGCCTTGGAAGAGTTACGACCACCATCTGTTTTAATAAACTCATTATCTGTGTGCATATCTTTGTTAGATCCTAGGAGGCTAACTACTGGAACAGCTTATGCATACAATCGCCAATTAACTCGTGGACCTACAGTTTCAGCAACTATGGAGACTGTAGAAGGCATGTTGGAGAGTTTAG GTAGGTTGCTCAAGCTTCTGGATGTTTCTTCATCAGATGAAGTTTTGGTTACTGCATACGGAAAGTTACAGCCACCTCTTGGGAGGCATCGTCTGAAG ATTGTAGAGTTCATATCGGTCTTACTTTCGGTGGGTGGCAAAGCAACAGAGGAGTTGATTAATCTTGGAGCAATCAATCGAATTTTGGACTTGTTCTTTGA GTACCCATACAATAACTTTCTGCATCACCATGTAGAGAACATTGTAGTGTCATGTTTAGTGAGCAAGAATTCTTCACTTGTAGAGCATGTTCTTCATGAGTGTGATCTTGTGGGGAAGATACTGAATGCAGAAAAGCATTTCACTTTGCCAGTTGGTCCGAACAAG CCAACGGTTTCTGCAGAAGGTAAAGCACCACCTAGGATAGGGAACATGGGTCATTTGACACGTATATCTAACAAACTTGTTCAACTGGCAAACAACAGCAGTGAGATTCGATCACATTTGCAG GATAGCACGGAATGGAGTGACTGGCAAACAAATTTCCTTTCAAAGCGTAATGAATTGGAAAATGTCTACCGTTGGGCGTGTGG GCGCCCAACAGGACTGCAGGATCGAAGTAGGGATAGTGATGAAGACGATTACCAGGAAAGAGACTACGATGTTGCAGCTCTAGCAAATAATTTGAGCCAGGCTTTTCGACATGGCATTTACAGCAATGATGATATGGATGAG GCTCATGGATCACTTGAACGTGACGATGAG GATGTTTACTTCGATGATGAATCTGCTGAAGTTGTTATATCCTCTCTGCGTCTTGGTGATGACCAGGAAAG TGGCTCTCTCtttacaaattcaaattgGTTTGCTTTTGAGAATGATTTAATTGCAAGTGATCGTACAACTGGCTTGCTTGCCTCTCCTTCCCCGTATATTAAAGAGACTGGAGTCGTCAATGATGGTGCTAATGACGTTATTGTTGGCGAAGATGATGATTTGGATGACATGGCAACATCCTCTCCACAATCACAGGGCACGTCAGAACACTCGCGCAATGTAACAAgcaattcaaaagaaatagCAGCCAACGAGACTGATAATCCACCTGAGTGGGTCGAATGGAGGGAGACCTCAAATCACGAAGGTTCCTCCTTAATACTTTCAAATGGGGAAGTTGCAGTAATTTCAGAGGTTACTGAATCAGATGCCACACAACCCTCTCTGTCCGTAGGTGCATTGGCCGGTAAAGACGCTGCTGTTGGACAAGTACCAGCAGATACcaataatgataaaaatttgGATTCTTCAGAAATGTCGAAATCTGTAgacaatattaatataaaatcaaaatctatCACTAGTGAGGAAATAGTCAATGATGCAGGAGCCAATGATGTAACAATAGGCCACGAGAGCGCCAAGGAAATGAAACGCTGA
- the LOC111781395 gene encoding serine/threonine-protein phosphatase 6 regulatory subunit 1-like isoform X4 yields the protein MKATSQHGLFCCCLRERTHIEQLIRYIIEEAPEEAEKNRSFKFPFIACEIFTCEVDIILKALMEDEELMNLLFSFLEPKPSHSTLLAGYFSKVVICLLLRKTISFMQYVQAHQAIVKKLVDLIGITSIMEVLIRLLGADGHLYASYTESMKWIEETGVLELIMDKFRSSDCSIVHSNASETLCAITRFAPPGIMAKIASPSFVGRLFRHALEELRPPSVLINSLSVCISLLDPRRLTTGTAYAYNRQLTRGPTVSATMETVEGMLESLGRLLKLLDVSSSDEVLVTAYGKLQPPLGRHRLKIVEFISVLLSVGGKATEELINLGAINRILDLFFEYPYNNFLHHHVENIVVSCLVSKNSSLVEHVLHECDLVGKILNAEKHFTLPVGPNKPTVSAEGKAPPRIGNMGHLTRISNKLVQLANNSSEIRSHLQDSTEWSDWQTNFLSKRNELENVYRWACGRPTGLQDRSRDSDEDDYQERDYDVAALANNLSQAFRHGIYSNDDMDEAHGSLERDDEDVYFDDESAEVVISSLRLGDDQESGSLFTNSNWFAFENDLIASDRTTGLLASPSPYIKETGVVNDGANDVIVGEDDDLDDMATSSPQSQGTSEHSRNVTSNSKEIAANETDNPPEWVEWRETSNHEGSSLILSNGEVAVISEVTESDATQPSLSVGALAGKDAAVGQVPADTNNDKNLDSSEMSKSVDNINIKSKSITSEEIVNDAGANDVTIGHESAKEMKR from the exons atgaaggCTACTTCTCAGCATGGattgttttgttgttg TTTGAGAGAAAGAACTCATATTGAACAGTTAATCAGATACATTATTGAAGAAGCTCCTGAAGAGGCTGAGAAGAATCGAagttttaa GTTTCCTTTTATCGCTTGTGAGATTTTTACTTGTGAAGTGGATATAATTCTCAAAGCTTTGATGGAGGATGAAGAG TTGATGAACTTGTTGTTTTCCTTCCTAGAACCCAAGCCTTCTCATAGCACCCTACTGGCTGGCTACTTCAGCAAG GTTGTCATATGCTTGTTGTTGCGGAAGACAATTTCTTTTATGCAGTATGTTCAA GCACATCAAGCAATTGTAAAGAAGCTAGTTGATCTGATAGGAATTACTTCCATCATGGAG GTTTTGATAAGGCTTCTTGGTGCTGATGGGCATCTGTATGCAAGCTATACAGAATCAATGAAGTGGATTGAAGAGACTGGTGTTCTGGAGTTGATAATGGACAAATTCAGATCTTCA GATTGTTCAATAGTTCATTCTAATGCATCTGAAACGCTTTGTGCTATTACTCGATTTGCTCCTCCTGGTATTATGGCTAAAATTGCCAGCCCAAG TTTTGTAGGAAGACTGTTTCGCCATGCCTTGGAAGAGTTACGACCACCATCTGTTTTAATAAACTCATTATCTGTGTGCATATCTTTGTTAGATCCTAGGAGGCTAACTACTGGAACAGCTTATGCATACAATCGCCAATTAACTCGTGGACCTACAGTTTCAGCAACTATGGAGACTGTAGAAGGCATGTTGGAGAGTTTAG GTAGGTTGCTCAAGCTTCTGGATGTTTCTTCATCAGATGAAGTTTTGGTTACTGCATACGGAAAGTTACAGCCACCTCTTGGGAGGCATCGTCTGAAG ATTGTAGAGTTCATATCGGTCTTACTTTCGGTGGGTGGCAAAGCAACAGAGGAGTTGATTAATCTTGGAGCAATCAATCGAATTTTGGACTTGTTCTTTGA GTACCCATACAATAACTTTCTGCATCACCATGTAGAGAACATTGTAGTGTCATGTTTAGTGAGCAAGAATTCTTCACTTGTAGAGCATGTTCTTCATGAGTGTGATCTTGTGGGGAAGATACTGAATGCAGAAAAGCATTTCACTTTGCCAGTTGGTCCGAACAAG CCAACGGTTTCTGCAGAAGGTAAAGCACCACCTAGGATAGGGAACATGGGTCATTTGACACGTATATCTAACAAACTTGTTCAACTGGCAAACAACAGCAGTGAGATTCGATCACATTTGCAG GATAGCACGGAATGGAGTGACTGGCAAACAAATTTCCTTTCAAAGCGTAATGAATTGGAAAATGTCTACCGTTGGGCGTGTGG GCGCCCAACAGGACTGCAGGATCGAAGTAGGGATAGTGATGAAGACGATTACCAGGAAAGAGACTACGATGTTGCAGCTCTAGCAAATAATTTGAGCCAGGCTTTTCGACATGGCATTTACAGCAATGATGATATGGATGAG GCTCATGGATCACTTGAACGTGACGATGAG GATGTTTACTTCGATGATGAATCTGCTGAAGTTGTTATATCCTCTCTGCGTCTTGGTGATGACCAGGAAAG TGGCTCTCTCtttacaaattcaaattgGTTTGCTTTTGAGAATGATTTAATTGCAAGTGATCGTACAACTGGCTTGCTTGCCTCTCCTTCCCCGTATATTAAAGAGACTGGAGTCGTCAATGATGGTGCTAATGACGTTATTGTTGGCGAAGATGATGATTTGGATGACATGGCAACATCCTCTCCACAATCACAGGGCACGTCAGAACACTCGCGCAATGTAACAAgcaattcaaaagaaatagCAGCCAACGAGACTGATAATCCACCTGAGTGGGTCGAATGGAGGGAGACCTCAAATCACGAAGGTTCCTCCTTAATACTTTCAAATGGGGAAGTTGCAGTAATTTCAGAGGTTACTGAATCAGATGCCACACAACCCTCTCTGTCCGTAGGTGCATTGGCCGGTAAAGACGCTGCTGTTGGACAAGTACCAGCAGATACcaataatgataaaaatttgGATTCTTCAGAAATGTCGAAATCTGTAgacaatattaatataaaatcaaaatctatCACTAGTGAGGAAATAGTCAATGATGCAGGAGCCAATGATGTAACAATAGGCCACGAGAGCGCCAAGGAAATGAAACGCTGA
- the LOC111781395 gene encoding serine/threonine-protein phosphatase 6 regulatory subunit 1-like isoform X2: protein MKQEAFQEEEINHKMEAVLDKENFTLEELLDEDEVIQECKALNGRLINFLRERTHIEQLIRYIIEEAPEEAEKNRSFKFPFIACEIFTCEVDIILKALMEDEELMNLLFSFLEPKPSHSTLLAGYFSKVVICLLLRKTISFMQYVQAHQAIVKKLVDLIGITSIMEVLIRLLGADGHLYASYTESMKWIEETGVLELIMDKFRSSDCSIVHSNASETLCAITRFAPPGIMAKIASPSFVGRLFRHALEELRPPSVLINSLSVCISLLDPRRLTTGTAYAYNRQLTRGPTVSATMETVEGMLESLGRLLKLLDVSSSDEVLVTAYGKLQPPLGRHRLKIVEFISVLLSVGGKATEELINLGAINRILDLFFEYPYNNFLHHHVENIVVSCLVSKNSSLVEHVLHECDLVGKILNAEKHFTLPVGPNKPTVSAEGKAPPRIGNMGHLTRISNKLVQLANNSSEIRSHLQDSTEWSDWQTNFLSKRNELENVYRWACGRPTGLQDRSRDSDEDDYQERDYDVAALANNLSQAFRHGIYSNDDMDEAHGSLERDDEDVYFDDESAEVVISSLRLGDDQESGSLFTNSNWFAFENDLIASDRTTGLLASPSPYIKETGVVNDGANDVIVGEDDDLDDMATSSPQSQGTSEHSRNVTSNSKEIAANETDNPPEWVEWRETSNHEGSSLILSNGEVAVISEVTESDATQPSLSVGALAGKDAAVGQVPADTNNDKNLDSSEMSKSVDNINIKSKSITSEEIVNDAGANDVTIGHESAKEMKR from the exons ATGAAACAAGAGGCTTTCCAAGAGGAAGAAATCAACCACAAG ATGGAGGCAGTTTTGGATAAGGAAAATTTTACGTTAGAGGAGCTTCTAGATGAGGATGAAGTAATTCAGGAATGCAAAGCACTTAATGGTCGACTTATTAACTT TTTGAGAGAAAGAACTCATATTGAACAGTTAATCAGATACATTATTGAAGAAGCTCCTGAAGAGGCTGAGAAGAATCGAagttttaa GTTTCCTTTTATCGCTTGTGAGATTTTTACTTGTGAAGTGGATATAATTCTCAAAGCTTTGATGGAGGATGAAGAG TTGATGAACTTGTTGTTTTCCTTCCTAGAACCCAAGCCTTCTCATAGCACCCTACTGGCTGGCTACTTCAGCAAG GTTGTCATATGCTTGTTGTTGCGGAAGACAATTTCTTTTATGCAGTATGTTCAA GCACATCAAGCAATTGTAAAGAAGCTAGTTGATCTGATAGGAATTACTTCCATCATGGAG GTTTTGATAAGGCTTCTTGGTGCTGATGGGCATCTGTATGCAAGCTATACAGAATCAATGAAGTGGATTGAAGAGACTGGTGTTCTGGAGTTGATAATGGACAAATTCAGATCTTCA GATTGTTCAATAGTTCATTCTAATGCATCTGAAACGCTTTGTGCTATTACTCGATTTGCTCCTCCTGGTATTATGGCTAAAATTGCCAGCCCAAG TTTTGTAGGAAGACTGTTTCGCCATGCCTTGGAAGAGTTACGACCACCATCTGTTTTAATAAACTCATTATCTGTGTGCATATCTTTGTTAGATCCTAGGAGGCTAACTACTGGAACAGCTTATGCATACAATCGCCAATTAACTCGTGGACCTACAGTTTCAGCAACTATGGAGACTGTAGAAGGCATGTTGGAGAGTTTAG GTAGGTTGCTCAAGCTTCTGGATGTTTCTTCATCAGATGAAGTTTTGGTTACTGCATACGGAAAGTTACAGCCACCTCTTGGGAGGCATCGTCTGAAG ATTGTAGAGTTCATATCGGTCTTACTTTCGGTGGGTGGCAAAGCAACAGAGGAGTTGATTAATCTTGGAGCAATCAATCGAATTTTGGACTTGTTCTTTGA GTACCCATACAATAACTTTCTGCATCACCATGTAGAGAACATTGTAGTGTCATGTTTAGTGAGCAAGAATTCTTCACTTGTAGAGCATGTTCTTCATGAGTGTGATCTTGTGGGGAAGATACTGAATGCAGAAAAGCATTTCACTTTGCCAGTTGGTCCGAACAAG CCAACGGTTTCTGCAGAAGGTAAAGCACCACCTAGGATAGGGAACATGGGTCATTTGACACGTATATCTAACAAACTTGTTCAACTGGCAAACAACAGCAGTGAGATTCGATCACATTTGCAG GATAGCACGGAATGGAGTGACTGGCAAACAAATTTCCTTTCAAAGCGTAATGAATTGGAAAATGTCTACCGTTGGGCGTGTGG GCGCCCAACAGGACTGCAGGATCGAAGTAGGGATAGTGATGAAGACGATTACCAGGAAAGAGACTACGATGTTGCAGCTCTAGCAAATAATTTGAGCCAGGCTTTTCGACATGGCATTTACAGCAATGATGATATGGATGAG GCTCATGGATCACTTGAACGTGACGATGAG GATGTTTACTTCGATGATGAATCTGCTGAAGTTGTTATATCCTCTCTGCGTCTTGGTGATGACCAGGAAAG TGGCTCTCTCtttacaaattcaaattgGTTTGCTTTTGAGAATGATTTAATTGCAAGTGATCGTACAACTGGCTTGCTTGCCTCTCCTTCCCCGTATATTAAAGAGACTGGAGTCGTCAATGATGGTGCTAATGACGTTATTGTTGGCGAAGATGATGATTTGGATGACATGGCAACATCCTCTCCACAATCACAGGGCACGTCAGAACACTCGCGCAATGTAACAAgcaattcaaaagaaatagCAGCCAACGAGACTGATAATCCACCTGAGTGGGTCGAATGGAGGGAGACCTCAAATCACGAAGGTTCCTCCTTAATACTTTCAAATGGGGAAGTTGCAGTAATTTCAGAGGTTACTGAATCAGATGCCACACAACCCTCTCTGTCCGTAGGTGCATTGGCCGGTAAAGACGCTGCTGTTGGACAAGTACCAGCAGATACcaataatgataaaaatttgGATTCTTCAGAAATGTCGAAATCTGTAgacaatattaatataaaatcaaaatctatCACTAGTGAGGAAATAGTCAATGATGCAGGAGCCAATGATGTAACAATAGGCCACGAGAGCGCCAAGGAAATGAAACGCTGA
- the LOC111781395 gene encoding serine/threonine-protein phosphatase 6 regulatory subunit 1-like isoform X1 yields MKISTPISLPTKDQTQLTSNRKEVLTFFSHNSITFPRFQMEAVLDKENFTLEELLDEDEVIQECKALNGRLINFLRERTHIEQLIRYIIEEAPEEAEKNRSFKFPFIACEIFTCEVDIILKALMEDEELMNLLFSFLEPKPSHSTLLAGYFSKVVICLLLRKTISFMQYVQAHQAIVKKLVDLIGITSIMEVLIRLLGADGHLYASYTESMKWIEETGVLELIMDKFRSSDCSIVHSNASETLCAITRFAPPGIMAKIASPSFVGRLFRHALEELRPPSVLINSLSVCISLLDPRRLTTGTAYAYNRQLTRGPTVSATMETVEGMLESLGRLLKLLDVSSSDEVLVTAYGKLQPPLGRHRLKIVEFISVLLSVGGKATEELINLGAINRILDLFFEYPYNNFLHHHVENIVVSCLVSKNSSLVEHVLHECDLVGKILNAEKHFTLPVGPNKPTVSAEGKAPPRIGNMGHLTRISNKLVQLANNSSEIRSHLQDSTEWSDWQTNFLSKRNELENVYRWACGRPTGLQDRSRDSDEDDYQERDYDVAALANNLSQAFRHGIYSNDDMDEAHGSLERDDEDVYFDDESAEVVISSLRLGDDQESGSLFTNSNWFAFENDLIASDRTTGLLASPSPYIKETGVVNDGANDVIVGEDDDLDDMATSSPQSQGTSEHSRNVTSNSKEIAANETDNPPEWVEWRETSNHEGSSLILSNGEVAVISEVTESDATQPSLSVGALAGKDAAVGQVPADTNNDKNLDSSEMSKSVDNINIKSKSITSEEIVNDAGANDVTIGHESAKEMKR; encoded by the exons atgaaaatttcaactCCAATTTCTCTGCCAACAAAAGATCAAACGCAATTAACAAGCAACAGGAAAGAagttcttacttttttttcacataattCTATCACATTTCCACGATTTCAG ATGGAGGCAGTTTTGGATAAGGAAAATTTTACGTTAGAGGAGCTTCTAGATGAGGATGAAGTAATTCAGGAATGCAAAGCACTTAATGGTCGACTTATTAACTT TTTGAGAGAAAGAACTCATATTGAACAGTTAATCAGATACATTATTGAAGAAGCTCCTGAAGAGGCTGAGAAGAATCGAagttttaa GTTTCCTTTTATCGCTTGTGAGATTTTTACTTGTGAAGTGGATATAATTCTCAAAGCTTTGATGGAGGATGAAGAG TTGATGAACTTGTTGTTTTCCTTCCTAGAACCCAAGCCTTCTCATAGCACCCTACTGGCTGGCTACTTCAGCAAG GTTGTCATATGCTTGTTGTTGCGGAAGACAATTTCTTTTATGCAGTATGTTCAA GCACATCAAGCAATTGTAAAGAAGCTAGTTGATCTGATAGGAATTACTTCCATCATGGAG GTTTTGATAAGGCTTCTTGGTGCTGATGGGCATCTGTATGCAAGCTATACAGAATCAATGAAGTGGATTGAAGAGACTGGTGTTCTGGAGTTGATAATGGACAAATTCAGATCTTCA GATTGTTCAATAGTTCATTCTAATGCATCTGAAACGCTTTGTGCTATTACTCGATTTGCTCCTCCTGGTATTATGGCTAAAATTGCCAGCCCAAG TTTTGTAGGAAGACTGTTTCGCCATGCCTTGGAAGAGTTACGACCACCATCTGTTTTAATAAACTCATTATCTGTGTGCATATCTTTGTTAGATCCTAGGAGGCTAACTACTGGAACAGCTTATGCATACAATCGCCAATTAACTCGTGGACCTACAGTTTCAGCAACTATGGAGACTGTAGAAGGCATGTTGGAGAGTTTAG GTAGGTTGCTCAAGCTTCTGGATGTTTCTTCATCAGATGAAGTTTTGGTTACTGCATACGGAAAGTTACAGCCACCTCTTGGGAGGCATCGTCTGAAG ATTGTAGAGTTCATATCGGTCTTACTTTCGGTGGGTGGCAAAGCAACAGAGGAGTTGATTAATCTTGGAGCAATCAATCGAATTTTGGACTTGTTCTTTGA GTACCCATACAATAACTTTCTGCATCACCATGTAGAGAACATTGTAGTGTCATGTTTAGTGAGCAAGAATTCTTCACTTGTAGAGCATGTTCTTCATGAGTGTGATCTTGTGGGGAAGATACTGAATGCAGAAAAGCATTTCACTTTGCCAGTTGGTCCGAACAAG CCAACGGTTTCTGCAGAAGGTAAAGCACCACCTAGGATAGGGAACATGGGTCATTTGACACGTATATCTAACAAACTTGTTCAACTGGCAAACAACAGCAGTGAGATTCGATCACATTTGCAG GATAGCACGGAATGGAGTGACTGGCAAACAAATTTCCTTTCAAAGCGTAATGAATTGGAAAATGTCTACCGTTGGGCGTGTGG GCGCCCAACAGGACTGCAGGATCGAAGTAGGGATAGTGATGAAGACGATTACCAGGAAAGAGACTACGATGTTGCAGCTCTAGCAAATAATTTGAGCCAGGCTTTTCGACATGGCATTTACAGCAATGATGATATGGATGAG GCTCATGGATCACTTGAACGTGACGATGAG GATGTTTACTTCGATGATGAATCTGCTGAAGTTGTTATATCCTCTCTGCGTCTTGGTGATGACCAGGAAAG TGGCTCTCTCtttacaaattcaaattgGTTTGCTTTTGAGAATGATTTAATTGCAAGTGATCGTACAACTGGCTTGCTTGCCTCTCCTTCCCCGTATATTAAAGAGACTGGAGTCGTCAATGATGGTGCTAATGACGTTATTGTTGGCGAAGATGATGATTTGGATGACATGGCAACATCCTCTCCACAATCACAGGGCACGTCAGAACACTCGCGCAATGTAACAAgcaattcaaaagaaatagCAGCCAACGAGACTGATAATCCACCTGAGTGGGTCGAATGGAGGGAGACCTCAAATCACGAAGGTTCCTCCTTAATACTTTCAAATGGGGAAGTTGCAGTAATTTCAGAGGTTACTGAATCAGATGCCACACAACCCTCTCTGTCCGTAGGTGCATTGGCCGGTAAAGACGCTGCTGTTGGACAAGTACCAGCAGATACcaataatgataaaaatttgGATTCTTCAGAAATGTCGAAATCTGTAgacaatattaatataaaatcaaaatctatCACTAGTGAGGAAATAGTCAATGATGCAGGAGCCAATGATGTAACAATAGGCCACGAGAGCGCCAAGGAAATGAAACGCTGA